A single window of Pseudomonas lijiangensis DNA harbors:
- a CDS encoding single-stranded DNA-binding protein: MARGVNKVILVGTCGQDPEVRYLPNGNAVTNLSLATSEQWTDKQTGQKVEKTEWHRVSMFGKVAEIAGEYLRKGSQVYIEGKLQTREWEKDGIKRYTTEIVVDMQGTMQLLGGRPQGDAQQGQGGGSYGNSAPRPQQSRQQSAPPQQSYSQQPQRESRPAPQQQAPQPAADFDSFDDDIPF, translated from the coding sequence ATGGCCCGTGGGGTTAACAAAGTCATATTGGTCGGTACATGCGGCCAGGATCCCGAAGTTCGCTACTTGCCTAACGGTAACGCCGTGACCAACCTGAGTCTGGCAACCAGCGAACAATGGACTGACAAGCAGACCGGTCAGAAAGTCGAAAAGACCGAATGGCACCGTGTTTCGATGTTCGGCAAGGTTGCCGAGATCGCTGGCGAATACCTGCGCAAGGGTTCGCAGGTTTACATCGAAGGCAAGCTGCAAACCCGTGAGTGGGAAAAAGACGGCATCAAGCGCTACACCACCGAAATCGTCGTCGACATGCAAGGCACCATGCAACTGCTGGGCGGCCGTCCACAAGGCGACGCTCAACAAGGTCAGGGCGGTGGCAGCTACGGCAACTCCGCACCACGTCCACAACAATCGCGCCAGCAATCGGCTCCGCCTCAGCAGTCGTATTCGCAACAGCCACAACGCGAATCCCGCCCGGCTCCGCAACAGCAAGCACCACAGCCGGCTGCTGATTTCGACAGCTTTGATGATGATATTCCATTCTGA
- a CDS encoding mechanosensitive ion channel family protein, whose protein sequence is MSQLRTLILLGLLFCAGSFHVQAADVPALPMAAAAPVDDKSAEKKADKPDEKAAEKPEEKAAETDPPAAEILVQGGLLGAISTSIDDIQKTLNLDESLWDAWRLRADRAADEIGDLVNKRTARSPWSVVGDFLILSVVWIGAFAVLTTLGRFLAVRLNRRPFLQVRERSQALLKYVLPFTLPAIICLPLTLYVSHFMPSSVGRALSLCFAYATSSGIVSTSVLLCVIVMFNSGHKRAAVRMIRRYSPRPLFIIGFLAALSDALTSPQIARQLGSNFTTSVSVFTGLFASVVFCMLVIKVRRPIAHLIRNRSLSSRMQRPALQRSLKIFSNLWHLPILLMILVSAINLIGAGEDSQQTLRCALFTTLLLIATVFLSTVFEHIFKPAEEGGRGGHVYKARLLRLVYAMLRITLAVAFIEILGRIWGFSMFEFAQRNTLGRVISDSLSSIGLIFLVTWLLWVVLDTAIQEALKPPVNHRNGRQPSTRIKTILPLLRNAVKIILVVICAITTMANLGINVAPLLAGAGVVGLAIGFGSQQLVQDVITGLFIIIEDTFSVGDWVVLSTGHSGSVESLTIRTVRLRDGKGFVHSVPFGQIKAVTNQSRQFAYAFFSVQFTYDSDIDEALALIRETGQSITEDILLKNNLQGPLEVFGVDRMDLNGVVLTAQFRTSSGGQYSVGRAFNERLKRLVDKHPDVRFAQTYPQMVMGPGQAQAPVPAPAPAPAPASAPAPE, encoded by the coding sequence GTGTCTCAGTTAAGAACCTTGATCCTGTTGGGGCTCCTGTTTTGCGCAGGCAGCTTTCACGTTCAGGCCGCCGACGTGCCGGCTCTCCCTATGGCGGCAGCGGCTCCTGTCGATGACAAGTCTGCTGAGAAAAAGGCTGACAAACCTGACGAGAAGGCCGCTGAAAAACCCGAGGAAAAAGCTGCAGAGACCGATCCACCGGCTGCCGAGATTCTGGTGCAGGGTGGTCTGCTCGGTGCGATCAGCACCAGCATCGATGACATCCAAAAGACCCTCAATCTGGACGAAAGCCTGTGGGATGCCTGGCGTTTGCGGGCCGACCGAGCGGCCGATGAGATTGGCGATCTGGTCAACAAGCGTACGGCACGTTCTCCCTGGAGTGTGGTGGGCGACTTCCTGATTCTGTCAGTGGTGTGGATCGGTGCGTTTGCCGTGCTGACAACCCTGGGACGTTTTCTGGCGGTCCGCCTGAATCGACGACCGTTTCTTCAGGTCCGTGAGCGCAGCCAGGCGCTGTTGAAATACGTGCTGCCTTTCACGCTGCCCGCAATAATCTGTCTACCGTTGACGCTGTATGTCAGCCACTTCATGCCATCCTCCGTGGGGCGTGCGCTGTCGCTCTGTTTTGCCTACGCGACCAGCAGCGGTATCGTTTCCACGTCGGTGCTGCTGTGCGTCATCGTCATGTTCAACTCGGGGCACAAGCGTGCAGCGGTGCGCATGATCCGACGCTACAGCCCGCGCCCGCTGTTCATCATCGGCTTTCTGGCGGCGCTGAGCGATGCGCTGACCAGCCCGCAGATCGCCCGCCAGTTGGGCAGCAACTTCACCACCAGCGTGTCGGTGTTCACCGGGTTGTTCGCTTCGGTCGTGTTCTGCATGCTGGTGATCAAGGTGCGTCGTCCGATTGCTCACCTGATTCGCAACCGCTCGCTGAGCAGTCGCATGCAAAGGCCAGCATTGCAGCGATCCCTGAAAATATTCTCCAACCTCTGGCACCTGCCGATCCTGTTGATGATCCTGGTGTCGGCCATCAACCTGATCGGTGCTGGCGAGGACAGTCAGCAAACCCTGCGTTGTGCACTGTTCACCACGCTGTTGCTGATCGCGACGGTGTTCCTGAGCACGGTATTCGAGCACATATTCAAACCGGCCGAAGAGGGAGGGCGCGGCGGGCATGTGTACAAGGCGCGCCTGCTGCGGCTGGTGTATGCGATGTTGCGGATTACGCTGGCGGTGGCGTTCATCGAGATCCTGGGGCGGATCTGGGGCTTCTCGATGTTCGAGTTCGCCCAGCGCAACACGCTGGGCAGGGTGATCAGCGATTCGCTGAGCAGTATCGGTCTGATCTTTCTGGTGACCTGGTTACTGTGGGTGGTGCTCGACACGGCCATTCAGGAAGCTCTCAAGCCACCGGTCAACCATCGCAACGGGCGTCAGCCCAGCACGCGAATCAAGACCATCCTGCCGTTGTTGCGTAATGCGGTGAAAATCATTCTGGTGGTGATCTGCGCAATTACCACCATGGCCAACCTGGGGATCAACGTCGCGCCATTGCTGGCCGGTGCCGGTGTGGTGGGTCTGGCCATCGGTTTCGGTTCGCAACAATTGGTGCAGGATGTCATCACCGGCCTGTTCATCATCATCGAAGACACCTTTTCCGTCGGCGACTGGGTGGTGCTCAGCACTGGACATTCCGGCTCGGTGGAAAGCCTGACGATTCGTACCGTGCGCCTGCGTGACGGCAAAGGCTTCGTGCATTCTGTGCCGTTCGGGCAGATCAAGGCCGTTACCAACCAGTCCCGGCAGTTTGCCTATGCGTTCTTCTCGGTGCAGTTCACCTATGACTCCGATATCGATGAAGCCCTGGCGCTGATTCGTGAAACAGGGCAGTCGATCACCGAGGACATTCTGCTCAAGAACAATCTGCAAGGGCCGCTGGAAGTGTTCGGTGTGGACCGCATGGATCTCAATGGCGTGGTCCTGACCGCCCAGTTCCGCACCTCGTCGGGTGGGCAGTACAGCGTAGGCCGGGCCTTCAACGAGCGTCTCAAGCGACTTGTGGATAAACATCCCGATGTGCGCTTTGCCCAGACTTATCCACAGATGGTGATGGGGCCGGGTCAGGCACAGGCTCCGGTGCCTGCACCCGCACCCGCACCCGCACCCGCTTCGGCTCCTGCTCCCGAGTAG
- a CDS encoding hydroxymethylglutaryl-CoA lyase, with amino-acid sequence MITDYSHRLVVQEVSPRDGLQIEPVWVDTADKIALINQLSLAGFSRIEAGSFVSPKAIPALRDGEEVFKGIERQPGVIYVALVPNLKGAQRAVQADADEINLVMSASQTHNRANMRMSCEQSLSAFADIVALADGTSLRLNASVATTFGCPFEGSIAEDRVYEIVEAYLELGMTDITLADTTGMANPRQVTRMVQRVLQMVPPSALTLHFHNTRGLGLCNVLAAYEAGARRFDASLGGLGGCPFAPGASGNICTEDLVNLCDEMGIETGIDLPGLLKLSQTLPSLLGHELPGQVVKAGRTCDLHAAPGGLTV; translated from the coding sequence ATGATCACCGATTATTCCCATCGTTTGGTAGTACAAGAGGTCTCTCCGCGGGACGGCCTCCAGATTGAACCAGTATGGGTAGACACCGCCGATAAGATCGCTCTGATTAATCAGCTCTCTCTGGCAGGCTTCTCGCGCATCGAGGCTGGCTCTTTTGTGTCGCCCAAGGCCATTCCTGCACTGCGAGACGGCGAAGAGGTGTTCAAAGGCATCGAACGCCAACCCGGGGTTATCTACGTAGCACTGGTACCCAACCTCAAGGGCGCACAGCGAGCGGTGCAAGCCGATGCGGACGAAATCAACCTTGTGATGTCTGCCAGCCAAACTCACAACCGCGCCAACATGCGCATGAGCTGCGAGCAGTCGTTGAGTGCCTTTGCAGATATCGTTGCACTTGCCGACGGCACCTCGCTGCGGCTTAACGCATCCGTCGCAACGACTTTCGGTTGCCCGTTCGAAGGATCAATTGCCGAAGATCGCGTGTATGAGATTGTCGAAGCCTATCTCGAACTTGGGATGACAGACATCACACTGGCCGACACGACTGGCATGGCCAACCCCCGACAGGTCACCCGGATGGTTCAGCGGGTTTTGCAAATGGTGCCGCCATCCGCTCTGACGTTGCATTTCCATAACACTCGCGGTCTGGGCCTTTGCAATGTTCTGGCGGCGTACGAGGCAGGAGCACGGCGGTTCGACGCCTCACTGGGTGGATTGGGCGGATGTCCGTTTGCACCGGGGGCCTCCGGCAACATCTGTACAGAGGATCTCGTGAATCTCTGCGATGAAATGGGAATTGAAACTGGCATAGATCTTCCGGGCCTGCTGAAACTCTCTCAAACGCTGCCCTCGCTACTGGGTCACGAACTGCCGGGCCAGGTTGTGAAGGCCGGCCGGACCTGCGATTTACATGCGGCACCTGGCGGTTTGACTGTTTGA
- a CDS encoding MFS transporter has product MHDPYSERMSSGETRAAGGLALVFAFRMLGMFMVLPVLATYGMDLAGASPALIGLAIGAYGLTQAVLQIPFGVISDRIGRRPVIYLGLIVFAVGSLVAANADSIWGVIIGRVLQGAGAISAAVMALLSDLTREQHRTKAMAMIGMTIGLSFAVAMVVGPLLTGAFGLSGLFLATGGMALLGVLIVAFVVPKANGPLLHRESGVAKQALGATLRHPDLLRLDLGIFVLHAMLMSSFVALPLALVEKAGLPKEQHWWVYLTALLISFFAMIPFIIYGEKKRQMKRVLLGAVTVLMLSELSFWAFGDTLRALVIGTVVFFTAFNLLEASLPSLISKVSPAGGKGTAMGVYSTSQFLGSAAGGILGGWLFQHGGLDVVFLGGAGMAAIWLAFAVTMREPPYVTSLRLPLSAEAQREAGLAERLMSVAGVTDAVVVAEECAIYIKLDTKLLDRASLEKLVNPATETCEA; this is encoded by the coding sequence ATGCACGATCCCTATAGCGAACGGATGAGTAGCGGTGAGACACGCGCAGCAGGCGGTCTGGCCCTGGTATTCGCTTTCCGAATGCTTGGCATGTTCATGGTTCTGCCGGTCCTGGCGACCTACGGCATGGACCTGGCTGGCGCTAGCCCGGCTCTTATTGGCCTGGCCATCGGCGCCTACGGATTGACCCAGGCCGTTTTGCAGATCCCGTTCGGCGTCATCTCCGACCGGATCGGACGACGACCGGTGATTTACCTGGGCCTGATCGTTTTTGCTGTAGGTAGCCTGGTGGCCGCCAATGCCGATTCGATCTGGGGCGTCATCATCGGGCGGGTCCTGCAAGGTGCTGGTGCCATATCCGCGGCGGTCATGGCCTTGCTGTCTGACCTGACGCGCGAGCAGCATCGCACCAAGGCCATGGCCATGATCGGCATGACCATCGGTCTGTCGTTCGCTGTCGCCATGGTGGTGGGACCTTTGCTGACCGGTGCGTTCGGTCTGTCGGGGCTGTTTCTGGCGACGGGAGGCATGGCGCTGCTGGGAGTGTTGATCGTGGCGTTCGTCGTCCCGAAAGCCAATGGTCCGTTGTTGCACCGTGAGTCGGGCGTGGCGAAACAGGCATTGGGTGCGACCCTGCGTCACCCGGACCTGCTGCGTCTGGATTTGGGTATCTTCGTGTTGCACGCGATGCTGATGTCCAGTTTCGTCGCATTACCGCTGGCGCTGGTGGAAAAAGCAGGTCTGCCCAAGGAACAGCACTGGTGGGTCTACCTCACGGCGTTGCTGATCTCTTTCTTCGCGATGATCCCGTTCATCATTTACGGAGAAAAAAAGCGTCAGATGAAGCGCGTGTTGCTCGGCGCCGTCACAGTTCTGATGCTCTCTGAGCTATCCTTCTGGGCATTCGGCGACACGCTGCGGGCGCTGGTGATAGGGACAGTGGTATTCTTTACCGCGTTCAACCTGCTGGAAGCGTCCTTGCCGTCACTGATCAGCAAAGTATCGCCGGCTGGCGGAAAAGGCACGGCGATGGGAGTTTATTCAACCAGCCAGTTCCTTGGTTCGGCTGCAGGTGGGATACTCGGCGGCTGGTTGTTCCAGCATGGTGGGCTCGACGTGGTTTTCCTGGGAGGCGCCGGCATGGCCGCCATCTGGCTTGCCTTTGCGGTAACCATGCGTGAACCGCCTTACGTGACGAGCCTGCGCCTGCCGTTGTCAGCCGAGGCCCAGCGTGAAGCAGGCCTGGCAGAACGTTTAATGTCCGTAGCAGGCGTGACGGATGCAGTGGTGGTCGCAGAAGAGTGCGCCATCTATATCAAACTCGATACAAAATTATTGGATCGTGCGTCTCTGGAAAAGCTGGTCAACCCGGCAACCGAAACGTGCGAAGCCTAG
- a CDS encoding CaiB/BaiF CoA transferase family protein has product MTALNGLRVIEIGTLIAAPFAARLMGEFGAEVIKIESMGTGDPLRKWRKMHEETSLWWYLQSRNKKSLALNLKSREGIDIVKKLVEGADVLIENLRPGALEKLGLGWDVLHTLNPKLTLVRISGYGQTGPYRDRPGFGAIGEAMGGIRYTTGTPGIPPARVGVSLGDSLASMHAVIGALMSVLRVKTGQGEGQIVDVSLVESVFNVMESLVPEYAMLGHVRERTGGSLPGIAPSNTYPTADGAYVVIAGNSDPIFKRLMHAIGRSDLAQRQDLAQNDGRARESTMLDTAITEWTSQQSIDHVLTVLEQAEVPSGRIYSVADIVADPHYQARDMILDATLPGGAEVKMPGIVPKLSETPGQVNWQGPALGQHTEPVLAELGFSDSDIQRFKAGGVVQ; this is encoded by the coding sequence ATGACTGCCTTGAACGGCCTGCGCGTCATTGAAATCGGCACATTGATTGCTGCCCCATTCGCCGCTCGCTTGATGGGTGAGTTTGGTGCCGAGGTCATCAAAATCGAGTCAATGGGTACCGGAGACCCTCTTCGCAAATGGCGAAAGATGCACGAAGAAACGTCTTTGTGGTGGTATCTCCAGTCCCGCAACAAGAAGTCTCTGGCTCTCAACCTCAAGTCGCGTGAGGGAATCGACATCGTCAAGAAGTTGGTGGAAGGCGCTGACGTTCTCATCGAAAACCTGCGTCCAGGCGCATTGGAAAAACTCGGGCTGGGCTGGGACGTTTTGCACACCCTCAATCCAAAACTTACCTTGGTTCGCATCTCCGGCTATGGCCAAACCGGGCCCTACCGCGATCGCCCAGGCTTTGGAGCAATAGGTGAGGCGATGGGGGGTATTCGCTATACCACCGGCACACCCGGCATACCGCCTGCCAGGGTAGGCGTCAGCTTGGGTGACTCACTCGCTTCGATGCACGCAGTGATCGGTGCGCTGATGTCCGTGCTGCGCGTAAAAACAGGTCAGGGCGAGGGCCAGATTGTTGATGTCTCCCTGGTAGAGAGCGTCTTCAATGTGATGGAAAGCCTGGTACCGGAGTACGCCATGCTCGGTCACGTCCGCGAGCGTACTGGAGGCTCTCTGCCAGGCATCGCGCCTTCTAACACTTACCCGACAGCTGATGGTGCCTATGTTGTTATCGCGGGTAACAGTGACCCCATCTTCAAGCGCTTGATGCACGCAATCGGACGCTCTGATCTGGCGCAGCGGCAAGATCTGGCGCAGAACGATGGCCGAGCCCGCGAAAGCACGATGCTGGATACGGCGATTACCGAGTGGACATCCCAGCAGTCCATAGATCATGTACTGACGGTTCTGGAGCAGGCTGAGGTCCCATCTGGACGCATTTATTCAGTCGCAGACATTGTGGCTGACCCCCACTATCAAGCACGCGACATGATTCTGGATGCGACGCTACCTGGTGGCGCCGAGGTGAAGATGCCAGGCATCGTTCCCAAGCTTTCCGAGACACCGGGGCAAGTGAACTGGCAGGGGCCGGCACTGGGTCAACACACCGAACCTGTCCTCGCCGAGCTGGGGTTCAGCGACTCAGACATTCAGCGCTTCAAGGCGGGAGGCGTTGTTCAATGA
- a CDS encoding LysR family transcriptional regulator, translating to MLQKQLVRRLDLMTLQLFVSVHEEGTLTRGADREMIALSAASKRMNDMEHALGIEVFERTAKGMGLTAAGETLLYYAKRILADVEKISIDVGEHLHGIRGYVRMLANISAIIEFLPEDLQTFITRHGQVKINLEERPSVGVVKGILDGVADIGICSADTEIKGLHAVAYRHDQLVVVMRPEHRLASQERISFADTLDFDHVGLHADSFINLRTHAAARACGRPLRLRIHVPGFDAVCRMVQADLGIGVLPLKAFELIGRPLGLTSVALSDDWAERSMLLVIRELAALSPVSRLLYEHLQKP from the coding sequence ATGCTTCAAAAACAGCTTGTTCGTCGACTCGATCTCATGACGCTACAGTTATTCGTTTCAGTCCACGAGGAAGGCACCTTAACCCGAGGAGCAGATCGAGAGATGATTGCCCTGTCGGCGGCGAGCAAACGCATGAACGACATGGAGCACGCGCTGGGCATCGAGGTATTCGAAAGAACCGCCAAGGGGATGGGGCTCACTGCCGCAGGGGAAACGCTTCTCTACTACGCAAAGCGGATACTGGCTGATGTAGAGAAAATCAGCATTGATGTCGGCGAACATCTTCATGGGATCCGCGGGTATGTCCGTATGCTAGCCAATATCTCTGCGATCATTGAATTCTTGCCCGAGGATTTGCAGACATTCATCACCCGTCACGGGCAGGTCAAGATCAATCTGGAAGAGCGCCCGAGCGTCGGCGTAGTGAAAGGTATTCTCGATGGTGTCGCCGACATTGGCATTTGCTCGGCAGATACGGAAATCAAGGGCCTTCATGCGGTTGCGTACCGCCATGATCAATTGGTTGTCGTTATGCGACCGGAACACCGTCTGGCCAGCCAAGAGCGGATTTCGTTTGCTGACACATTGGACTTTGATCACGTCGGGCTACACGCTGATAGCTTTATCAATCTGCGCACCCATGCTGCTGCCAGAGCCTGCGGCAGACCGCTACGCCTGCGCATCCATGTTCCGGGCTTCGATGCTGTATGCCGCATGGTGCAAGCCGATCTGGGGATAGGCGTGCTACCGCTCAAGGCATTCGAATTGATCGGACGACCGCTTGGCCTCACCTCGGTTGCCCTTTCAGATGACTGGGCAGAGCGGAGCATGTTGTTGGTCATTCGTGAGTTGGCAGCCCTTTCTCCAGTCAGTCGCCTGCTATACGAGCACTTGCAGAAGCCCTAG
- a CDS encoding MFS transporter, whose translation MNLSATSVNGIIDDVGAEKAIIRKVAWRLMPLIMICYLFAFFDRINISFAKFQLQADLSLSDTAYGLGAGLFVVGYVLFEVPSNMMLYKLGARRWIARIMMSWGVATALMVFVTAEWQFYVLRFLIGAMEAGFAPGVLYYLTLWFPQSYRGRITSTLFLASAFAGLLGAPVSGLVLGHMDGLLNMRGWHWLFLLGGVPCVLLGLVVLFVLKDRVADAPWLSSDEKAFLSSRIASHESNQHGSLLAAIKLPGFLMLGLIYFLIQVASYGLNFWAPQLIRSSGTESPVAIGMLTAIPYVCGAISMVIIGRLSDASGERRKYVCALVIAGAIGFFSTGIFASHTTLLIVSLALLGAGIIASIPAFWALPPKLLAGAGAGAAGGIALINTMGQFGGIVSPVMVGYIKDLTGSTTPALYVIGVTSLLAAALLFWGLPERLRTIDKPGHP comes from the coding sequence ATGAATCTTTCCGCTACTTCTGTTAATGGCATCATCGATGATGTCGGTGCTGAAAAAGCAATTATTCGAAAAGTGGCCTGGCGGTTAATGCCGCTCATAATGATCTGTTATCTATTTGCTTTCTTCGACCGTATTAACATCAGCTTTGCCAAATTCCAACTGCAGGCTGATTTATCGTTGAGCGATACCGCCTATGGGCTCGGTGCCGGGCTATTTGTCGTGGGCTATGTGTTGTTTGAAGTGCCAAGTAACATGATGCTGTATAAGTTGGGTGCACGGCGCTGGATCGCTCGGATCATGATGTCCTGGGGGGTCGCTACCGCCTTGATGGTCTTCGTAACCGCCGAATGGCAGTTCTACGTGCTGCGCTTTTTGATAGGTGCCATGGAAGCAGGTTTCGCACCGGGCGTGCTGTACTACCTCACACTATGGTTCCCTCAGAGCTATCGCGGCCGCATCACTTCCACTCTATTCCTGGCATCGGCGTTTGCTGGCCTGCTTGGCGCACCCGTCTCTGGCCTTGTGCTTGGCCACATGGATGGCTTGCTGAATATGCGTGGGTGGCATTGGTTATTCCTGCTGGGTGGCGTGCCTTGTGTACTGCTAGGGCTGGTGGTGCTTTTCGTTCTTAAAGATCGTGTGGCGGACGCACCTTGGCTCAGCTCGGACGAAAAGGCATTTCTGAGCAGCAGGATCGCCAGCCATGAATCCAATCAACACGGCTCGCTGTTGGCTGCGATCAAGTTGCCGGGCTTCTTGATGCTGGGGTTGATTTACTTCCTCATCCAGGTCGCCTCATACGGGCTGAATTTCTGGGCCCCGCAACTGATTCGCAGCTCTGGCACTGAGAGCCCGGTTGCAATCGGCATGCTCACTGCTATTCCGTATGTCTGTGGGGCGATAAGCATGGTCATTATCGGACGGCTATCAGATGCCAGTGGCGAACGTCGCAAGTATGTTTGCGCCTTGGTCATCGCTGGAGCAATCGGCTTCTTCAGTACAGGTATTTTCGCGAGCCACACAACACTGCTAATCGTCTCGTTGGCACTTTTGGGGGCGGGCATCATTGCCTCGATCCCGGCATTCTGGGCTTTGCCTCCCAAGTTGCTGGCCGGCGCCGGTGCCGGAGCAGCTGGAGGCATTGCATTGATAAATACCATGGGCCAGTTTGGAGGTATTGTCAGCCCTGTGATGGTGGGCTATATCAAAGACCTTACGGGTAGCACGACACCTGCACTTTATGTCATTGGTGTCACCAGCTTGCTAGCGGCGGCGCTACTCTTCTGGGGTTTGCCAGAACGGCTGCGCACCATAGATAAACCTGGCCACCCGTAA